From Vulpes vulpes isolate BD-2025 chromosome 7, VulVul3, whole genome shotgun sequence, one genomic window encodes:
- the ZNF800 gene encoding zinc finger protein 800 isoform X1 — MPLRDKYCQTDHHHHGCCEPVYILEPGDAPLLQQPLQTSKSGIQQIIECFRSGTKQLKHILLKDVDTIFECKLCRSLFRGLPNLITHKKFYCPPSLQMDDNLPDVNDKQSQAINDLLEAIYPSVDKREYIIKLEPIETNQNAVFQYISRTDNPTEVTESSSTPEQTEVQIQETSTEQSKTVPVTDTEVETVEPPPVEIVADEVAPPSDEQPQESQADLETSDNSDFGHQLICCLCRKEFNSRRGVRRHIRKVHKKKMEELKKYIETRKNPNQSSKGRSKNVLVPISRSCPVCCKSFATKANVRRHFDEVHRGLRRDSITPDIATKPGQPLFLDSVSPKKSFKTRKQKSSSKAEYNLTACKCLLCKRKYSSQIMLKRHMQIVHKITLSGTNSKREKGPNNTASSSEIKVKVEPADSVESSPPSITHSPQNELKGTNHSNEKKNTPAAQKNKVKQDSESPKSTSPSAAGGQQKTRKPKLSAGFDFKQLYCKLCKRQFTSKQNLTKHIELHTDGNNIYVKFYKCPLCTYETRRKRDVIRHITVVHKKSSRYLGKITASLEIRAIKKPIDFVLNKVAKRGPSRDEAKHSDSKHDGTSNSPSKKYEVADVGIEVKVTKNFSLHRCNKCGKAFAKKTYLEHHKKTHKANASNSPEGNKTKGRSTRSKALVCLGKPSPRSAAALRPAAPGSRCPPAGAVTTRQAAASCRAKLRGGAARERQHAARGLGRPAPP, encoded by the exons TTTATATCCTGGAACCTGGAGATGCTCCTTTGTTACAGCAACCACTACAGACATCCAAATCTggtattcaacaaataattgagTGCTTTCGATCAG gaACTAAACAGCTTAAGCACATTTTATTAAAAGACGTGGACACTATTTTTGAATGTAAATTATGCCGCAGTCTCTTCAGAGGATTACCAAATTTGATTACCCATAAAAAATTCTACTGCCCACCAAGTCTCCAGATGGATGACA ACCTTCCTGATGTAAATGATAAACAAAGCCAAGCCATAAACGATCTCCTAGAAGCCATATATCCAAGTGTGGACAAACGAGAATATATTATTAAGCTAGAACCCATAGAAACTAATCAGAATGCAGTGTTTCAGTATATTTCAAGGACTGATAATCCTACTGAAGTCACAGAGTCAAGCAGTACTCCTGAACAAACCGAAGTTCAAATACAGGAAACTAGCACTGAACAGTCTAAAACAGTACCAGTTACAGATACAGAGGTGGAAACTGTAGAGCCCCCTCCTGTTGAGATTGTTGCAGATGAAGTTGCACCTCCATCTGATGAGCAACCTCAGGAATCACAGGCTGACTTGGAAACTTCTGACAATTCTGATTTTGGTCACCAGTTGATATGTTGTCTTTGTAGAAAAGAATTCAATTCCCGACGAGGTGTTCGTCGTCATATTCGAAAAGTACAtaagaaaaagatggaagaacTAAAAAAGTACATTGAAACGCGAAAGAATCCAAACCAGTCCTCCAAAGGACGCAGTAAGAATGTTCTAGTTCCAATAAGTAGGAGTTGTCCAGTATGTTGTAAATCATTTGCTACAAAAGCGAATGTAAGGAGgcattttgatgaagttcatAGAGGACTAAGGAGGGATTCAATTACTCCTGATATAGCAACAAAGCCTGGGCAACCTTTGTTCCTGGATTCTGTTTCtcctaaaaaatcttttaagactCGAAAACAAAAGTCGTCTTCAAAGGCTGAATACAATTTAACTGCATGCAAATGCCTCCTTTGCAAGAGGAAATATAGTTCACAAATAATGCTTAAAAGACATATGCAAATTGTCCACAAGATAACTCTTTCTGGAACAAACTCTAAAAGAGAGAAAGGCCCTAATAATACTGCCAGCagttcagaaataaaagttaaagttgAACCAGCAGATTCTGTAGAATCTTCACCCCCTTCCATTACCCATTCTCCACAGAATGAATTAAAGGGAACAAatcattcaaatgaaaaaaagaacacaccggcagcacagaaaaataaagttaaacaagACTCGGAAAGCCCTAAATCAACTAGTCCGTCTGCTGCAGGTGGCCAGCAAAAAACCAGGAAACCAAAACTTTCAGCTGGCTTTGACTTTAAGCAACTTTACTGTAAACTTTGTAAACGACAGTTTACTTCCAAACAGAACTTGACTAAACACATTGAGTTGCACACAGATGGGAATAACATTTATGTTAAATTCTACAAGTGTCCTCTTTGCACTTATGAAACTCGTCGGAAGCGCGATGTGATACGACATATAACTGTGGTTCATAAAAAGTCATCCCGCTATCTTGGGAAAATAACAGCCAGTTTAGAGATCAGAGCTATAAAGAAGCCCATTGATTTTGTTCTAAATAAAGTGGCAAAAAGAGGCCCTTCGAGGGATGAGgcaaaacatagtgattcaaaacaTGATGGCACTTCTAACTCTCCTAGTAAAAAATATGAAGTGGCTGACGTTGGTATTGAAGTAAAAGTCACAAAAAACTTTTCTCTTCACAGATGCAATAAATGTGGAAAGGCATTTGCCAAAAAGACTTATCTTGAACATCATAAGAAAACTCATAAGGCAAATGCTTCCAATTCAcctgaaggaaacaaaaccaaaggccGAAGTACAAGATCTAAGGCTCTTGTCTG CCTCGGGAAGCCGTCGCCCCGCAGCGCCGCCGCCCTGCGCCCGGCCGCCCCGGGGAGCCGCTGCCCGCCCGCGGGCGCCGTCACCACGCGCCAGGCCGCCGCCAGCTGCCGCGCCAAGCTCCGCGGGGGCGCCGCCCGGGAGCGCCAGCACGCCGCCCGCGGCCTCGGCAGGCCCGCGCCGCCCTGA
- the ZNF800 gene encoding zinc finger protein 800 isoform X2, which yields MPLRDKYCQTDHHHHGCCEPVYILEPGDAPLLQQPLQTSKSGIQQIIECFRSGTKQLKHILLKDVDTIFECKLCRSLFRGLPNLITHKKFYCPPSLQMDDNLPDVNDKQSQAINDLLEAIYPSVDKREYIIKLEPIETNQNAVFQYISRTDNPTEVTESSSTPEQTEVQIQETSTEQSKTVPVTDTEVETVEPPPVEIVADEVAPPSDEQPQESQADLETSDNSDFGHQLICCLCRKEFNSRRGVRRHIRKVHKKKMEELKKYIETRKNPNQSSKGRSKNVLVPISRSCPVCCKSFATKANVRRHFDEVHRGLRRDSITPDIATKPGQPLFLDSVSPKKSFKTRKQKSSSKAEYNLTACKCLLCKRKYSSQIMLKRHMQIVHKITLSGTNSKREKGPNNTASSSEIKVKVEPADSVESSPPSITHSPQNELKGTNHSNEKKNTPAAQKNKVKQDSESPKSTSPSAAGGQQKTRKPKLSAGFDFKQLYCKLCKRQFTSKQNLTKHIELHTDGNNIYVKFYKCPLCTYETRRKRDVIRHITVVHKKSSRYLGKITASLEIRAIKKPIDFVLNKVAKRGPSRDEAKHSDSKHDGTSNSPSKKYEVADVGIEVKVTKNFSLHRCNKCGKAFAKKTYLEHHKKTHKANASNSPEGNKTKGRSTRSKALV from the exons TTTATATCCTGGAACCTGGAGATGCTCCTTTGTTACAGCAACCACTACAGACATCCAAATCTggtattcaacaaataattgagTGCTTTCGATCAG gaACTAAACAGCTTAAGCACATTTTATTAAAAGACGTGGACACTATTTTTGAATGTAAATTATGCCGCAGTCTCTTCAGAGGATTACCAAATTTGATTACCCATAAAAAATTCTACTGCCCACCAAGTCTCCAGATGGATGACA ACCTTCCTGATGTAAATGATAAACAAAGCCAAGCCATAAACGATCTCCTAGAAGCCATATATCCAAGTGTGGACAAACGAGAATATATTATTAAGCTAGAACCCATAGAAACTAATCAGAATGCAGTGTTTCAGTATATTTCAAGGACTGATAATCCTACTGAAGTCACAGAGTCAAGCAGTACTCCTGAACAAACCGAAGTTCAAATACAGGAAACTAGCACTGAACAGTCTAAAACAGTACCAGTTACAGATACAGAGGTGGAAACTGTAGAGCCCCCTCCTGTTGAGATTGTTGCAGATGAAGTTGCACCTCCATCTGATGAGCAACCTCAGGAATCACAGGCTGACTTGGAAACTTCTGACAATTCTGATTTTGGTCACCAGTTGATATGTTGTCTTTGTAGAAAAGAATTCAATTCCCGACGAGGTGTTCGTCGTCATATTCGAAAAGTACAtaagaaaaagatggaagaacTAAAAAAGTACATTGAAACGCGAAAGAATCCAAACCAGTCCTCCAAAGGACGCAGTAAGAATGTTCTAGTTCCAATAAGTAGGAGTTGTCCAGTATGTTGTAAATCATTTGCTACAAAAGCGAATGTAAGGAGgcattttgatgaagttcatAGAGGACTAAGGAGGGATTCAATTACTCCTGATATAGCAACAAAGCCTGGGCAACCTTTGTTCCTGGATTCTGTTTCtcctaaaaaatcttttaagactCGAAAACAAAAGTCGTCTTCAAAGGCTGAATACAATTTAACTGCATGCAAATGCCTCCTTTGCAAGAGGAAATATAGTTCACAAATAATGCTTAAAAGACATATGCAAATTGTCCACAAGATAACTCTTTCTGGAACAAACTCTAAAAGAGAGAAAGGCCCTAATAATACTGCCAGCagttcagaaataaaagttaaagttgAACCAGCAGATTCTGTAGAATCTTCACCCCCTTCCATTACCCATTCTCCACAGAATGAATTAAAGGGAACAAatcattcaaatgaaaaaaagaacacaccggcagcacagaaaaataaagttaaacaagACTCGGAAAGCCCTAAATCAACTAGTCCGTCTGCTGCAGGTGGCCAGCAAAAAACCAGGAAACCAAAACTTTCAGCTGGCTTTGACTTTAAGCAACTTTACTGTAAACTTTGTAAACGACAGTTTACTTCCAAACAGAACTTGACTAAACACATTGAGTTGCACACAGATGGGAATAACATTTATGTTAAATTCTACAAGTGTCCTCTTTGCACTTATGAAACTCGTCGGAAGCGCGATGTGATACGACATATAACTGTGGTTCATAAAAAGTCATCCCGCTATCTTGGGAAAATAACAGCCAGTTTAGAGATCAGAGCTATAAAGAAGCCCATTGATTTTGTTCTAAATAAAGTGGCAAAAAGAGGCCCTTCGAGGGATGAGgcaaaacatagtgattcaaaacaTGATGGCACTTCTAACTCTCCTAGTAAAAAATATGAAGTGGCTGACGTTGGTATTGAAGTAAAAGTCACAAAAAACTTTTCTCTTCACAGATGCAATAAATGTGGAAAGGCATTTGCCAAAAAGACTTATCTTGAACATCATAAGAAAACTCATAAGGCAAATGCTTCCAATTCAcctgaaggaaacaaaaccaaaggccGAAGTACAAGATCTAAGGCTCTTGTCTG A